The Gigantopelta aegis isolate Gae_Host chromosome 9, Gae_host_genome, whole genome shotgun sequence genomic sequence ACCTCCTGTAAGGTCTCCTCTGCAGGTACTTCTTTGGTTGCAACAGATGTTTACGACGAAAAGCTCCAACCAACATCAGAGCCCCTCTGGTAAATATCCGAACGAGTCAACCGTTGGAATTGCTGTGCATGGATTATCTGACTCTGGAGTCATCGAAAAGTGGTTTCCAAAATATTTTGGTTATCACCGATCATTTTACCAGATATGCACAGGCTTTTCCAACGAAGAACCAGACTGCCAAGACAACAGCtgaagttttatttaaccagtTCATTGTGCATTGTGGTTTTCCACAGCGGATTCACACAGACCAGGGTGCCAATTTCCAAAGTGGTTTAATGAAAGAACTTTATCACATAGCTGGAATAGACAAGTCCAAGACAACACCATACCACCCAATGGGAAATGGCATGTGTGAAAGGTTTAATCGTACACTGCTAGATATGCTGGGAACTTTGACTccagacaaaaaacaacaactggaAATCACATGTTGCACCATTGGTCCATGCCTATAACAGTACTCGACATGAGTCCACAGGAACCTGAGAGTCTAGGGTTCgggtccctacgtcggctccattgTAACACTGGATTTCAACACAAAGACGGACGCAATGTGTAAAGGTTCTTTATTTGAAAGAAGGGTGTTGTTTTAAAccctataaaaataataacaagaatattaaaatacataaataacaacATCATACACATAAGCATAAAAACTACACAACTCTCTGcagtatatttaaagaaaatatactaTTTATCCAAATATACATACCAAGGAATTTAATTAATGCAACTCATTAATGCTATAAATACACTATATATtatctaatatttattaataaaggattaataaataatctaaaGTCCACATCTCTTTTTATAAAGCTCAGCACAATTTAAGGTTAAgctatacaatataaatatttacaatatgatataattaaaactaagcTTCTGTTTACAAGTACATGAACTGCAGGTGCATTAAGAATACTGCACGGGCCTTAAACAAGAATGTACCCTGAGCAATAATCAATAGTCTACCTTTCGCTGTGGGCGATAGGGCGACAGAACATAGGTCGTCAATAGGAAATGTAGATATCAGCagctataaaacaaataaaacacataaaTCACCGTCCATATCTGatatactaaaatatagaaaacacaGTACTCTTCTATTTGTCAAGTACAAGCTAAgctagtataataatatatatcaaatgAACGCAACTACGACATTACACGCCTTATTATAAACTAAGTATTACATTTATTCCCCTATATAAAATCTTAATCCAAATTAATATAACTACTTCATAGATTAAACACTAgtattaatgtatatgtataattctaaaatatgtaatctaaataaattatatttaattgctttagtgtataaaattataattgcttattaattacatttaattttatgcaAGTTAATAAAAAGAGTGCAAATTagaaaagataaagaaaactaacctcaaaaatttcaaaatggcgtCTATTTCAGAGAATGAAAAGCACGTCCTTTCTGGTCAGGTGAATTTCAAAAAGTCATTAGTCACCTGTTGGCTTAAACATATCAGTCAGTAGGTGAGTACTGGTCAGTGTCAAAGGTCagtattctaaacatgaaacaaGCTACACTAACTGCCCTAAAGTATTGAACCTTAACTAAAAcccagtgtatgtgtgtattttgtacagtgcagtgcaatagcttaaaatcataaaacattcACCTGGTTACATTCTCCCCCCACTAAGTGAAATAACGTCCTCGTTATTTACATGCCCCCGAGTTCTCCATTACTATAGCAAGTAATGCTTGACAAGCATTGTCTGGCATACTGTCAAGAACACCTGTAGCAGCTAGAGAAGTCAGAAAAGTTGCCTTTTCTTTCCAATTTGGCCTGTCATCCCTCAGTACTTGCGTAGTCATGGAAAACTCACCTGACCGGTACCAATCAGGTGATTTCCTAGGTCTCGTTGACCTTCTTGGAACTGGAACCGGTGTGATCTGCTTTACTTCTGTTTCTTCAGTCACAGAGGGATCTTCAAATGTAATAGCATCCTCCAGGACTTCATCTGCATCTGAAGGTTCTTCCTGTGCAGGAGCCTCTTCAAGTTCCAGGGCTAACTCATCCGGAACTAAAGTAGTAACCTCCTGTAAGGTCTCCTCTGCAGGTACTTCTTTGGTTGCAACAGATGTTTACGACGAAAAGCTCCAACCAACATCAGAGCCCCTCTGGTAAATATCCGAACGAGTCAACCGTTGGAATTGCTGTGCATGGATTATCTGACTCTGGAGTCATCGAAAAGTGGTTTCCAAAATATTTTGGTTATCACCGATCATTTTACCAGATATGCACAGGCTTTTCCAACGAAGAACCAGACTGCCAAGACAACAGCtgaagttttatttaaccagtTCATTGTGCATTGTGGTTTTCCACAGCGGATTCACACAGACCAGGGTGCCAATTTCCAAAGTGGTTTAATGAAAGAACTTTATCACATAGCTGGAATAGACAAGTCCAAGACAACACCATACCACCCAATGGGAAATGGCATGTGTGAAAGGTTTAATCGTACACTGCTAGATATGCTGGGAACTTTGACTccagacaaaaaaacaacaactggaAATCACATGTTGCACCATTGGTCCATGCCTATAACAGTACTCGACATGAGTCCACAGGAACCTGAGGGTCTAGGGTTCgggtccctacgtcggctccattgTAACACTGGATTTCAACACAAAGACGGACGCAATGTGTAAAGGTTCTTTATTTGAAAGAAGGGTGTTGTTTTAAAccctataaaaataataacaagaatattaaaatacataaataacaacATCATACACAAAAGCATAAAAACTACACAACTCTCTGcagtatatttaaagaaaatatactaTTTATCCAAATATACATACCAAGGAATTTAATTAATGCAACTCATTAATGCTATAAATACACTATATATtatctaatatttattaataaaggattaataaataatctaaaGTCCACATCTCTTTTTATAAAGCTCAGCACAATTTAAGGTTAAgctatacaatataaatatttacaatatgatataattaaaactaagcTTCTGTTTACAAGTACATGAACTGCAGGTGCATTAAGAATACTGCACGGGCCTTAAACAAGAATGTACCCTGAGCAATAATCAATAGTCTACCTTTCGCTGTGGGCGATAGGGCGACAGAACATAGGTCGTCAATAGGAAATGTAGATATCAGCagctataaaacaaataaaacacataaaTCACCGTCCATATCTGatatactaaaatatagaaaacacaGTACTCTTCTATTTGTCAAGTACAAGCTAAgctagtataataatatatatcaaatgAACGCAACTACGACATTACACGCCTTATTATAAACTAAGTATTACATTTATTCCCCTATATAAAATCTTAATCCAAATTAATATAACTACTTCATAGATTAAACACTAgtattaatgtatatgtataattctaaaatatgtaatctaaataaattatatttaattgctttagtgtataaaattataattgcttattaattacatttaattttatgcaAGTTAATAAAAAGAGTGCAAATTagaaaagataaagaaaactaacctcaaaaatttcaaaatggcgtCTATTTCAGAGAATGAAAAGCACGTCCTTTCTGGTCAGGTGAATTTCAAAAAGTCATTAGTCACCTGTTGGCTTAAACATATCAGTCAGTAGGTGAGTACTGGTCAGTGTCAAAGGTCagtattctaaacatgaaacaaGCTACACTAACTGCCCTAAAGTATTGAACCTTAACTAAAAcccagtgtatgtgtgtattttgtacagtgcagtgcaatagcttaaaatcataaaacattcACCTGGTTACATTCTCCCCCCACTAAGTGAAATAACGTCCTCGTTATTTACATGCCCCCGAGTTCTCCATTACTATAGCAAGTAATGCTTGACAAGCATTGTCTGGCATACTGTCAAGAACACCTGTAGCAGCTAGAGAAGTCAGAAAAGTTGCCTTTTCTTTCCAATTTGGCCTGTCATCCCTCAGTACTTGCGTAGTCATGGAAAACTCACCTGACCGGTACCAATCAGGTGATTTCCTAGGTCTCGTTGACCTTCTTGGAACTGGAACCGGTGTGATCTGCTTTACTTCTGTTTCTTCAGTCACAGAGGGATCTTCAAATGTAATAGCATCCTCCAGGACTTCATCTGCATCTGAAGGTTCTTCCTGTGCAGGAGCCTCTTCAAGTTCCAGGGCTAACTCATCCGGAACTAAAGTAGTAACCTCCTGTAAGGTCTCCTCTGCAGGTACTTCTTTGGTTGCAACAGATGTTTACGACGAAAAGCTCCAACCAACATCAGAGCCCCTCTGGTAAATATCCGAACGAGTCAACCGTTGGAATTGCTGTGCATGGATTATCTGACTCTGGAGTCATCGAAAAGTGGTTTCCAAAATATTTTGGTTATCACCGATCATTTTACCAGATATGCACAGGCTTTTCCAACGAAGAACCAGACTGCCAAGACAACAGCtgaagttttatttaaccagtTCATTGTGCATTGTGGTTTTCCACAGCGGATTCACACAGACCAGGGTGCCAATTTCCAAAGTGGTTTAATGAAAGAACTTTATCACATAGCTGGAATAGACAAGTCCAAGACAACACCATACCACCCAATGGGAAATGGCATGTGTGAAAGGTTTAATCGTACACTGCTAGATATGCTGGGAACTTTGACTccagacaaaaaaacaacaactggaAATCACATGTTGCACCATTGGTCCATGCCTATAACAGTACTCGACATGAGTCCACAGGAACCTGAGGGTCTAGGGTTCgggtccctacgtcggctccattgTAACACTGGATTTCAACACAAAGACGGACGCAATGTGTAAAGGTTCTTTATTTGAAAGAAGGGTGTTGTTTTAAAccctataaaaataataacaagaatattaaaatacataaataacaacATCATACACAAAAGCATAAAAACTACACAACTCTCTGcagtatatttaaagaaaatatactaTTTATCCAAATATACATACCAAGGAATTTAATTAATGCAACTCATTAATGCTATAAATACACTATATATtatctaatatttattaataaaggattaataaataatctaaaGTCCACATCTCTTTTTATAAAGCTCAGCACAATTTAAGGTTAAgctatacaatataaatatttacaatatgatataattaaaactaagcTTCTGTTTACAAGTACATGAACTGCAGGTGCATTAAGAATACTGCACGGGCCTTAAACAAGAATGTACCCTGAGCAATAATCAATAGTCTACCTTTCGCTGTGGGCGATAGGGCGACAGAACATAGGTCGTCAATAGGAAATGTAGATATCAGCagctataaaacaaataaaacacataaaTCACCGTCCATATCTGatatactaaaatatagaaaacacaGTACTCTTCTATTTGTCAAGTACAAGCTAAgctagtataataatatatatcaaatgAACGCAACTACGACATTACACGCCTTATTATAAACTAAGTATTACATTTATTCCCCTATATAAAATCTTAATCCAAATTAATATAACTACTTCATAGATTAAACACTAgtattaatgtatatgtataattctaaaatatgtaatctaaataaattatatttaattgctttagtgtataaaattataattgcttattaattacatttaattttatgcaAGTTAATAAAAAGAGTGCAAATTagaaaagataaagaaaactaacctaaataatttcaaaatggcgTCTATTTCAGAGAATGAAAAGCATGTCCTTTCTGGTCAGGTGAATTTCAAAAAGTCATTAGTCACCTGTTGGCTTAAACATATCAGTCAGTAGGTGAGTACTGGTCAGTGTCAAAGGTCAGTATTCTAAACATGATACAAGCTACACTAACTGCCCTAAAGTATTGAACCTTAACTAAAAcccagtgtatgtgtgtattttgtacagtgcagtgcaatagcttaaaatcataaaacattcacctggttacatgtatgtatgtatgtatgtatgtatgtatgtgtatttatttatttgtgtgcgCGCATGTGTGTACGAGTGtgtatacgtatgtatgtactatcctactGAAAGTGCTGCTCGCTGAATCGTCTGCTTCCACTCTGTTCATTTCTTGTGGTTGTTCTATTTCTTCCCCAGGTCCGTCGTCCTCTTCATCTGGGAGAGGATCATTCCTTCGCTTCGCCAAATTGTGCAAACACACTGTTGCAACAGTGATAGCCATGTTGTGGTCCAACTGCAGTGGATGCACATAGACCAGtgaatttaaaacaacaatattttattttaaatgatattaatTTAGTAAACATATTCATTATTGCATTTGAAACAGATAGCTCGCTCGAGGTGATTccgtcgaaggatcgaacccgCTCGGTGGACCCACTTCTCTGATTGGGCtttttgccgttccaaccagtgcaccgcgactggtatattaaaggccgtggtatgtactgttctgtttttgggaaagtgcatataaaagatcccttgctatataagaaaaatatagcgggtttcctgtgactacgtgtcacaattaacatatgtttgacgtccaatagccgatgattaataaatcaatgtgctctagtggcgtcgttaaacaaaacaaactttactttgaaaCAGATATCACTGGAGTCGAAAGAATATTTCAATTAAATTGTGAATTGCCATAATTTAGTATTTTCTTTTACATGATGTATTGGCGTATAAAATTTTACTTACTGAACATCGGAGACTATTTCCTTTACCAACGCAAGGGAATCTACTCTTCCAGATCCCAAATGCTCTTTCAATGACTGATCTTGTACTCCTTTGTACACGGTTGTATCTTGCTTCGGATTCATTTCTAGGGTGACGGACAGGTGTTAGCAtgtatgtagtacatgtatatgccgGATCCCCTAGCAAAATTCCCTTAAACTCCCCTCTTCGAAATTGTCTACACAAACGAGACTCCTCAAATATTCTGGAATCGTGAACTGACCCGTACCATCTACATACCATATTGGTGAAGAGCAGAAGGTGGTTACAGACCAACTGACAGTTAAGGCTGTAATATCCTTTTCTGTTCATAAAGCATTGTGCAGTCACTCCGCCAGGGTTCACAACTAGGACATGGGAGCCATCAATTGCGCCAATAATACCAGGAAGTTGTGAAATATCATAGAATCCCCGCATCACATCGTGTCTTTCCATTGGGATTTTTGGAAAATGTATGAAATTGTCTTTCTTTTCGCATATAGCTGCTGTCACTCGATGGACTACCTGACAGCATGTCGCCTGTGACACACCGCAAGTATCACCTACAACAATTTGAAAAGATCCACAGGCGTAAAAACGAAGAGCAATGGAAAGTTGATGCAAAGGGAGAAGTGCACGACTCCTTTTTGTAGTGTGTTCAAGGTCAAATTTAACATCATCTAACATAGATCGAAAAGACTCCTTGGAAATTCTATATCGTCTCACGAACTTGACGTCATTCAATTCTTCTAATGGATTACACCAGTCTTTAAAAACTCGCAATGCTCGTCTTTGGACATTATTCCTATGCTCTTCGACCTCTTCCTGAGCTATTTCGAGCACCCGTAACGCGTCAATCGCCACTGTTAAGTGCGGCTTACTGATGAAAAGTGTCGATTACTTTGACTTAAACAATCCCTTGCGTCCGTTTATctatttcaatgtattttaaacGCAGGTGTCCAACTTAGTCAACTTAGTTATAGTTAACATAAACGTGCTTCGAAATTCTGTATTTGGGTCGTAATTTACAAAATTGTGACATGGACACATTAACACCAGGGTTTTCAAGCAGAAATAGATCATGCAATTTGCTTAAGTAATCATTCAAAATCCGTATCTGTTTCTTTTCGCCACTCACAGTGATAGCATCCCTTTTCCCGGGCATGCATCTGCTTATATCGTCACGTTCAAGAAAAGAAATAACCTGATTCTGTATCTGCAGCGTTAACTGTTGTTGGCGGGTTCGTTTGAATGCATTAAGTACTTTTGATTTTGATGAAGTGAAGGCGTGACGTGTGATTCCAGTTTGTCGTGTCATGTACCTCAGACATCTATACTTCTTCACAATGCTGCCACTTACAATTTTGTTAATGATTGTTCTAGTTTTTTTGTGAAATGTTTTGGGTATGTGATGCTTTGATTTCAGATAATATACAGTTGCCAATCTGCAGTTTTCGTACTACTGACCGAGGTAGTAATCGAGGGCTAAGTCCACTTTTTCTAATATCATGATAAGTTTTAGCTTTTGGAGTAAGCAGCTGGTCATTAAAAGTCATAGTGGGCCTCTCTGGAACGGGTGCATGCTTTCTCTGTTTTAGTCTTTCATACCTTTTCTTAAATCGGTTTAAACTCTACTTTGAGCTGTTTAATTGTATTTCTAGTATTTAGCTGTGCCCTTGATCGtctctttttttgaagagtttgGTTATGGAATGGAAGTTTCACTAAAAGTGTTTTGGTTTGTAGCGATCTGGTGTTGAGAGATGGTAACGCCGTGCTTGTAACCAGCTCGGACGTGCTTGCAGCAATAGTTTCAGAAGtgctttttatttcatttggttCTTCTCTAACCTCTGCCAATGATGAAGTTATTTCCTCTAATCTCTCTTCTTTAGCCGTTTCTTAAGTCTGTATGTTCTGGAGTATACTTTATCCTTCTGCCGACGGGTAGTTAATTCCTGTTTCGTTAATTTGTCCACTGTAACTCTGTAGGTCGACTGACGAACACGTTCCTTCTTTCAATAATTtggatcattttttttttacgttccCTATAACCTTTTTGTACTTCTGCCCGAGTTTTGGCCATTTACACACTGAAATGTAACAATAAGGATGTCTCACATAATaaagaatacaaaatatattttgctgtaAAAAGTATCACGTTTGAAGTTCAAAACCTGAAACAACACTGAACCGAATACGTTACTGCAATGAACCAGATACGTTACTATCAGCTAgaaataattatcaa encodes the following:
- the LOC121381733 gene encoding putative nuclease HARBI1, yielding MTFNDQLLTPKAKTYHDIRKSGLSPRLLPRKPHLTVAIDALRVLEIAQEEVEEHRNNVQRRALRVFKDWCNPLEELNDVKFVRRYRISKESFRSMLDDVKFDLEHTTKRSRALLPLHQLSIALRFYACGSFQIVVGDTCGVSQATCCQVVHRVTAAICEKKDNFIHFPKIPMERHDVMRGFYDISQLPGIIGAIDGSHVLVVNPGGVTAQCFMNRKGYYSLNCQLVCNHLLLFTNMVCRWYGSVHDSRIFEESRLCRQFRRGEFKGILLGDPLDHNMAITVATVCLHNLAKRRNDPLPDEEDDGPGEEIEQPQEMNRVEADDSASSTFTADIYISY